The following is a genomic window from Spirochaetota bacterium.
TGAATGAGACTACAACCCCAGGAATCATTCCTACATTAAGCTTTGTTGTGGGTTTCCCATGGGAAAAGAGGTCGGATATTGACGATACATTGATCCTTTCGCTGAAAACAGGCGCATTGGGAAACATAAATCCCCTAATTCAGATGCCTACTATACTGCCGGGTACTGAATTGTATCATAAATATAGAGATCGTCTTGTACGTGAGGTTGACACCTATTTTTCCCTAGGAATTGAGTTCTACAATGGACAACGTCTTCTTGATGATGAAGAGATAATTAATAAAAACTCCCAGATATATAGCAGCTTCTATAACCTTCAATGTGAGGGCTGTTCTCTATCAGAACTGAACCTCATCGTTACATATTTCCCCTTAATGATAACTTTATATCCAAAAACCCTTTTGTTATTGACAATTGAGTTTTCACAATCGATTTCGATCTTCTTTACAGAATGGCTCTCCTGGATTACTCAACGATTGAAAAGGGATAAACCTATTCTCACTGCACAGGATTGCTATCAGCATTTTACATCCTTTGTTTATGAAAAATTTTATAATGACAGGAATATACATTTAAAACATCTTACTAATATTCTTAAGTATGAAACCTACAGCCTTGAGGTTGGGAAGTATAGCACTTCGCAAAGCTATTTTCAAATAGATCTCAATAATGTCCAAGAATTTATACCCCAAAGAAGCAATGATGTCCTTATTGGGAAATTTGATTTTGATATTCCAATGATCATAAAAGATATAAAGAAAGGCCTTTATACAAAGGACTACCCACTCCAGGAGATATTACTTGTATTCCGACAGCAAGATGACAGGTTGACTGTAACAGAGATAAACGAATTTGGTAATATGTTTTTAAGCATGTGTGACGGAGAAAGTACATTATCATCCATATCGGATAAGCTCTATATTCATTATAGCGCTGACATGAATCCAGAGGAGTTCTTTGAATCCTGTTTAGAGGCAGCTCAAGTATTAGGGGAGATGGGCTTACTTGTAATCAACCAATTTACCAATGATAATAATCAGTTAATTGATGAAAAGATATTATAGTAAATCCTCCCTCTTAGTTGATTATTAAGGGTTAGGATAATTCTCATTTAGTTGAGAAGCTCAATGAGAAAAAGATATTTTAGTATAAAAGGAGGTGAAAGGGATATGCTAAAGGTTAAGAAAGTCGAAGAGAAGGTATCATATGCAAGCAATTGTCATGCGCCATCGTGTCATGCTCCATCATGCCATGCGCCTTCTTGTCATGCGCCAGCTTGTCATGCTCCAGCCTGCCATGCTCCAGCATAATCAGACAGTCTAAGAAGGGGGAAGTTACTGCTTCCCCCTTCTTAGTTGAAGTTAGAAATGAAAATATTATTAAAACAGCGGTTATCAAAAACCGAATTGATTATTTATCAATGAAAGAGAGATTAATCGATTTACTAATTTGTCCAACCTGCCTCCCTCAGGAGAAGAGTTTAACGCCAGATGTCTTTGAGAGGATGGATGAGGACATCATAAAGGGAGAGTTAAAATGCCAAGGTTGCGGATTACGCTACCCCATCAAAGAGGGTATAGCCTCTTTATTGCCACATACACATAAACAACAGGTACATTCTTCACAATATGAAGACTCATTGATGATATCATCCTATCTCTGGAGTCACTATGCTGACATCCTCGATGATGTCGAAGCTAGCCAAGCATATGTAAAATGGGCTGCTCTAATCTCAAATAACCCTGGCCCTTCTCTTGATATAGGATGCGCTGTGGGTAGAATGACCTTTGAGATGGGTATGAAAAGCGACTATGCAATTGGGATTGACAGATCGGAAGGATTGATCCGAATGGCGAGAATGCTTATGTTGAATAGAGAACTAGAATTTACTTTGCTCAAGGAGGGTAAACTAATGGAAAATCGATTTATTCATATTCCCGAAATATGGAAGAATAAAAATGTTGAGTTCATCATTGGTGACGCTCATAACCTTCCCTTTGCATCAAATACTTTTTCTACCATTGCATCCCTGAATATTATTGATAAAATTGCTTTGCCGATATCACACTTGAAAGAGATAAATAGAATAGCTATGAACCAGGGTACTCAATTCCTATTTTCTGATCCTTTCTCATGGTCACCAGAGGTCACTGATGAGATAAATTGGTTAGGAGGAAAGACAGAAGGACCCTTTGCTGGCGAAGGATTGGATAATTTGTTACAGATACTACGAGGAAAAAATAATTATTTTTATCCATCATGGCAGATTGAGGATAAGGGACATATATTATGGAAAATACGCAAGCATCAAAATCTTTTTGAGATAATAAATAGCTCCTTTATCAAGGCCAGGAGGTAAGGGATGATTGAGTCGTACTCTAATACTTCAATCATCGACGGGCATGTGGACCTCCTTTATGAGATGACTCGTAATCATAATGGCATACCCTTTGATAGGATAACAGATAGCCCTGTGACTATAGAGAGGTTGAAAAGGGGAAATGTGCGTATCATTGTGTCAGCCTATTACTGTCCGGATGAATATAATGGAGGCTATTCTGCGGCTGAATATTTGGAAAATCTTTTCAATATATCAGAGTTATATCTAACAGGGCTCAAGCATGTGAAATCTGCAAATGAGTTTGTTTTATGTTTCAATGGCGGGGAAGAGACAGGGATCATTTCTCTTATAGAGAACGCTGATGCCCTATTAGAGATGGGTATAGAAAAACTCGAAAAAAAGGGGATCAAGGTTGTTGGGCTT
Proteins encoded in this region:
- a CDS encoding cobalamin-dependent protein (Presence of a B(12) (cobalamin)-binding domain implies dependence on cobalamin itself, in one of its several forms, or in some unusual lineages, dependence on a cobalamin-like analog.) is translated as MKIVLVFPPFYLEPMYSLPPLGLVNIATTVAETEHQVVIIDFVLSLRNGELSFGKSIYNDCADIILKEKPDLVGFSAQCTTYPPVIQIAKLIKTKSPEILTIIGGHNASFVDHLTLEQYPWIDSIIRGEGEMTFKELTDVYSKLYNLDGVAGVTYRRGDEIIRNTNRDLIQNLDSLSLPDYSFIPPLSVYRDAYELPRSIAILEVGRGCPHKCIYCSESIFWRRSPRHFSVDRLTQEMHNLHENYGAECFLLAYDQFTAQKEFVQAFCQRVIEEGLNHIPWYCISRLDTVNASLLALMRDAGCESMCYGIDSGSQKTLTNICKKIDKDLLYTRVNETTTPGIIPTLSFVVGFPWEKRSDIDDTLILSLKTGALGNINPLIQMPTILPGTELYHKYRDRLVREVDTYFSLGIEFYNGQRLLDDEEIINKNSQIYSSFYNLQCEGCSLSELNLIVTYFPLMITLYPKTLLLLTIEFSQSISIFFTEWLSWITQRLKRDKPILTAQDCYQHFTSFVYEKFYNDRNIHLKHLTNILKYETYSLEVGKYSTSQSYFQIDLNNVQEFIPQRSNDVLIGKFDFDIPMIIKDIKKGLYTKDYPLQEILLVFRQQDDRLTVTEINEFGNMFLSMCDGESTLSSISDKLYIHYSADMNPEEFFESCLEAAQVLGEMGLLVINQFTNDNNQLIDEKIL
- a CDS encoding methyltransferase domain-containing protein encodes the protein MKERLIDLLICPTCLPQEKSLTPDVFERMDEDIIKGELKCQGCGLRYPIKEGIASLLPHTHKQQVHSSQYEDSLMISSYLWSHYADILDDVEASQAYVKWAALISNNPGPSLDIGCAVGRMTFEMGMKSDYAIGIDRSEGLIRMARMLMLNRELEFTLLKEGKLMENRFIHIPEIWKNKNVEFIIGDAHNLPFASNTFSTIASLNIIDKIALPISHLKEINRIAMNQGTQFLFSDPFSWSPEVTDEINWLGGKTEGPFAGEGLDNLLQILRGKNNYFYPSWQIEDKGHILWKIRKHQNLFEIINSSFIKARR